The following proteins come from a genomic window of Achromobacter deleyi:
- a CDS encoding amidohydrolase family protein, whose translation MPPSVTGLAVDSHAHVFLQGLALADTRRHTPDYDAPLTQYLGLLDAHGLSHGVLVQPSFLGTDNSHLVQALRAAPVRLRGVAVVDPAIDDAALQALAAAGVVGIRLNLIGLALPDLRTPSWQQLLARVNALGWHVEIHVQAARLADIMPALLQAGCRVVVDHFGRPDPALGVADPGFGYLLRQATSGQVWVKLSAPYRNWTAPACTGAGREAARQLLDAYTPARLMWGSDWPHTEHRHLASYPAATQWLDDWIDDPTQRRAVLAETPLRLFQFQGEFR comes from the coding sequence TTGCCCCCCTCCGTCACCGGCCTCGCCGTCGACAGCCACGCCCACGTATTCCTGCAGGGCCTGGCGTTGGCGGACACGCGCCGCCACACCCCGGACTACGACGCCCCGCTGACCCAATACCTGGGTCTGCTGGACGCGCACGGGCTGTCGCACGGCGTGCTGGTGCAACCCAGCTTCCTGGGCACCGACAACAGCCACCTGGTACAGGCGCTGCGCGCCGCGCCGGTGCGGCTGCGCGGCGTGGCGGTGGTGGACCCGGCGATCGACGACGCCGCGCTGCAGGCCCTGGCCGCGGCCGGCGTGGTCGGCATTCGGCTCAACCTGATCGGCCTGGCCCTGCCCGACCTGCGGACGCCATCCTGGCAACAGTTGCTGGCGCGCGTCAACGCGCTGGGCTGGCACGTCGAGATCCACGTGCAGGCCGCGCGCCTGGCCGATATCATGCCGGCGCTGTTGCAGGCCGGCTGCCGCGTGGTGGTGGACCACTTCGGTCGTCCCGACCCGGCGCTTGGCGTGGCCGACCCGGGCTTCGGCTACCTGCTGCGGCAGGCCACCAGCGGCCAGGTCTGGGTCAAGCTATCCGCGCCCTACCGCAACTGGACCGCGCCGGCCTGTACCGGCGCCGGCCGCGAGGCCGCGCGGCAACTGCTGGACGCCTACACGCCCGCCCGCCTCATGTGGGGCAGCGACTGGCCCCACACCGAGCATCGCCACCTGGCGTCCTACCCCGCGGCAACGCAGTGGCTGGACGACTGGATCGACGACCCCACGCAACGGCGCGCCGTACTCGCCGAGACACCGTTGCGGCTGTTCCAATTCCAAGGAGAATTCCGATGA
- a CDS encoding GNAT family N-acetyltransferase, whose translation MRISAETPDDIDAIFALTQQAFQDHPHSQQTEGYIIDALRAGGALTLSLVAREDGRVVGHIAFSPVSVSDGAADWYALGPVAVLPAEQGRGIGTALIEAGLAALKAQGAAGCVLVGEPAYYTRFGFARMPALTYPGVPPQYFMAQVFTRPAAGEVTHHAGFSATGPARGSNSRPL comes from the coding sequence ATGCGAATTTCCGCCGAAACCCCCGACGATATCGACGCCATCTTCGCGTTGACCCAGCAAGCCTTCCAGGACCATCCCCACAGCCAGCAGACCGAGGGCTACATCATCGACGCGCTGCGCGCGGGCGGCGCGCTGACGCTGTCGCTGGTGGCGCGCGAGGACGGGCGCGTCGTGGGCCATATCGCGTTCTCGCCGGTGAGCGTCAGCGATGGCGCGGCCGACTGGTACGCGTTGGGGCCGGTGGCGGTGCTGCCGGCGGAGCAGGGCCGTGGCATCGGCACGGCCCTGATCGAGGCTGGACTGGCCGCGCTCAAGGCGCAAGGCGCCGCCGGTTGCGTGCTGGTGGGAGAACCGGCGTACTACACGCGCTTCGGCTTCGCGCGGATGCCGGCGCTGACCTATCCCGGCGTGCCGCCGCAGTACTTCATGGCGCAGGTTTTCACGCGGCCGGCGGCCGGCGAGGTGACGCACCACGCGGGTTTCTCCGCCACCGGTCCGGCGCGCGGCTCGAACTCGCGCCCGCTGTAG
- a CDS encoding tripartite tricarboxylate transporter substrate binding protein: MTPLFQRLARRASLLAAAGLLAGAAGTAAAAYPERAITLVVTYPPGGTVDVVARLIGPKLAAELGQPVVIENRGGAGGMIGGAVVAKAQPDGYTLMLDASNHAQNPALHSKMQFDTLTAFAPVSLLLRVPNVLVVTPSYQVKTVADLIRLGQPDSKEHVYFASAGPGSAQHLAGELFNLLAKTQLQHVAYKGGGPAMIDVMSGQVPVMFASMGSAWQHVKNGKLRAVAVGGSERSKAAPDLPTIAESGVPGYETYEWNAVFAPAGTPPEIVSQVSQALAKVLKDPQIAEQLAGIGAEPIGSTPAELDTFRRAEIAKWQRVVKEADLKLD, encoded by the coding sequence ATGACCCCTCTGTTCCAACGCCTCGCGCGCCGCGCCAGCCTGCTGGCTGCCGCCGGTCTGCTGGCTGGCGCCGCCGGCACTGCTGCCGCCGCCTACCCCGAGCGCGCCATCACGCTGGTGGTGACCTACCCGCCCGGCGGCACGGTCGACGTGGTGGCCCGCCTGATCGGCCCCAAGCTGGCGGCTGAACTGGGCCAGCCGGTGGTCATCGAGAACCGCGGCGGCGCCGGCGGCATGATCGGCGGCGCCGTGGTCGCCAAGGCCCAGCCCGACGGCTACACGCTGATGCTGGACGCGTCCAACCACGCGCAGAACCCCGCGCTGCATTCCAAGATGCAGTTCGACACCCTGACCGCGTTCGCGCCGGTGTCGCTGCTGTTGCGCGTGCCCAACGTGCTGGTGGTGACCCCGTCGTACCAGGTCAAGACCGTGGCCGACCTGATCCGCCTGGGCCAGCCGGACAGCAAGGAACACGTCTACTTCGCCTCGGCCGGTCCCGGCTCGGCCCAGCACCTGGCCGGCGAACTGTTCAACCTGTTGGCCAAGACCCAGCTGCAGCACGTCGCCTACAAGGGCGGCGGCCCGGCCATGATCGACGTCATGTCCGGCCAGGTGCCGGTGATGTTCGCCAGCATGGGCTCGGCCTGGCAGCACGTGAAGAACGGCAAGCTGCGCGCGGTGGCCGTGGGCGGCTCGGAACGCTCCAAGGCGGCGCCGGACCTGCCCACCATCGCCGAATCCGGCGTGCCCGGCTACGAAACCTATGAGTGGAACGCGGTGTTCGCGCCGGCCGGCACGCCGCCGGAGATCGTCAGCCAGGTGTCGCAGGCGCTGGCCAAGGTGCTGAAGGACCCGCAGATCGCCGAACAGCTCGCAGGCATCGGCGCCGAGCCCATCGGCTCCACGCCCGCCGAACTGGACACGTTCCGCCGCGCCGAAATCGCCAAGTGGCAGCGCGTGGTCAAGGAAGCCGACCTGAAACTGGATTGA
- a CDS encoding trans-sulfuration enzyme family protein, with product MSDSQHHGFATRAIHLGYDPLDEQGALSPPLYLTSTYTQDSIEAFDRIRLGEQSGYVYGRTRNPTQALLEERLASLEGAEAGVVTASGMAAISATLLSLLQSGDEIVVDQIVYGTAFTLFAQGLPRLGINAVFADFTRPETVAAAIGPKTRAVYFETPANPNLRLVDIAAISAIARGKGLLTIVDNTFATPVLQRPLQHGADIVLHSATKYLGGHGDLLAGAVVGRKQHIDAIRLQGLRYFTGATLSPFTAFLVLRGLKTLELRVERHSESALKVAKFLREHAAVADVFYPGLAGTAGAEIAQRQQAAGGGLVAFELKGGLAAGRRLLNSLKLARIAVSLGDPETLIQHPATMTHASYTAEDREKYGLSEGLLRLSVGLETAADILADLKQGLDQAAN from the coding sequence ATGTCCGACTCGCAACACCACGGCTTCGCCACCCGCGCCATCCACCTGGGCTACGACCCGCTGGACGAGCAGGGCGCGCTGTCGCCGCCGCTCTACCTGACGTCCACCTACACCCAGGACAGCATCGAGGCCTTCGACCGCATCCGCCTGGGCGAACAGTCGGGCTACGTCTATGGCCGCACCCGCAACCCGACCCAGGCGTTGCTGGAAGAACGGCTGGCCTCGCTCGAAGGGGCCGAGGCTGGCGTGGTCACGGCCTCCGGCATGGCGGCGATCTCGGCCACGCTGCTGTCGCTGCTGCAAAGCGGCGACGAGATCGTGGTCGACCAGATCGTCTACGGCACCGCCTTCACGCTGTTCGCGCAGGGCCTGCCGCGCCTGGGCATCAATGCCGTGTTCGCCGATTTCACGCGGCCGGAGACGGTGGCCGCCGCCATCGGCCCCAAGACCCGCGCCGTCTACTTCGAGACGCCGGCCAACCCCAACCTGCGGCTGGTCGACATCGCCGCCATCTCGGCCATCGCACGCGGCAAGGGCCTGCTGACGATCGTCGACAACACCTTCGCCACGCCGGTGCTGCAACGGCCATTGCAGCATGGCGCCGACATCGTGCTGCATTCGGCCACCAAGTACCTGGGCGGCCACGGCGACCTGTTGGCCGGCGCGGTGGTCGGCCGCAAGCAGCACATCGATGCGATCCGCCTGCAGGGCCTGCGCTACTTCACCGGCGCGACGCTGTCGCCGTTCACCGCCTTCCTGGTGCTGCGCGGCCTGAAGACGCTGGAACTGCGGGTCGAACGCCACAGCGAATCGGCGCTGAAGGTGGCGAAGTTCCTGCGCGAGCACGCCGCGGTGGCCGACGTGTTCTACCCGGGCCTGGCGGGCACCGCCGGCGCCGAGATCGCGCAACGCCAGCAGGCGGCCGGCGGCGGGCTGGTGGCGTTCGAGTTGAAGGGCGGGCTGGCGGCGGGCCGGCGGTTGCTGAACAGCCTGAAGCTGGCGCGCATCGCCGTCAGCCTGGGCGATCCGGAAACACTGATCCAGCATCCGGCCACCATGACGCACGCCAGCTACACCGCCGAAGACCGCGAGAAATACGGCCTGTCGGAAGGGCTGCTGCGCTTGTCGGTCGGGCTGGAAACCGCCGCCGACATCCTGGCCGATCTCAAGCAGGGGCTGGATCAGGCAGCGAACTGA
- a CDS encoding EAL domain-containing protein codes for MLREIRSEMNHDSNEPSSFPPPADAGIAAGADGATLDGLADGFLSLDRDWRVRYLNPAAERLLRRSRLDLVGHGLWDSCPDLVGTGYYDACRGAMQTGQPTHHTGYYAPLASWFEARAFPHERGLAVLFRDVSREREATAQLKYQATHDYLTGLPNRRQCMDTLSAAIAEAEPALAAQGPTLAVLFLDLDRFKEVNDAFGHAEGDLLLCDVAERLRKFLTPEIFCARVGGDEFLLVLRGTNERAAEALANSILNALSTPSDIHGRSVSLGASIGIALMNSPGESAEMLLNYADAAMYAAKSAGRFQVRVYHRELMQGLGARLSLRGDIQGALANNQFELHFQPQISMHDGSLCGAEALLRWRHPTRGLLGPAAFLDVILDSPMESALTEWVANATCLHISEWLAESLPVPRISFNLSARQLVAPDLANTIVRLAQVHGVPPTLLDVEVTENSLMSDVEKASGILAALREAGISASLDDFGSGYSSLAYLVRLPIDTLKIDQSFVWALGKVPTATAVIRGVVRLAHSLGMRTLAEGVETEAQRQMLIEEGCDAMQGFLFSRALPANAFAALLREVPR; via the coding sequence GTGCTCAGGGAAATCCGCAGCGAGATGAACCACGACAGCAACGAGCCCTCCTCCTTCCCCCCACCCGCCGACGCCGGCATCGCGGCCGGCGCCGACGGCGCCACGCTCGACGGCTTGGCCGACGGCTTCCTGTCGCTCGATCGCGACTGGCGCGTGCGCTACCTGAACCCGGCCGCCGAACGCCTGCTGCGACGCAGCAGGCTGGACCTGGTGGGACACGGCCTGTGGGACAGCTGTCCGGACCTGGTCGGCACCGGCTACTACGACGCCTGTCGCGGCGCCATGCAGACCGGCCAGCCCACGCATCACACCGGCTACTACGCGCCGCTGGCCAGCTGGTTCGAGGCGCGCGCCTTTCCGCACGAGCGCGGCCTGGCCGTCCTGTTCCGCGATGTCTCGCGCGAACGCGAAGCGACCGCCCAGCTCAAGTACCAGGCCACCCACGATTACCTGACCGGCCTGCCGAACCGGCGCCAGTGCATGGACACGCTGTCTGCGGCCATCGCCGAGGCCGAGCCCGCGCTGGCCGCGCAGGGCCCCACCCTGGCGGTGCTGTTCCTGGACCTGGACCGCTTCAAGGAAGTCAACGACGCCTTCGGCCACGCCGAGGGCGACCTGCTGCTGTGCGACGTGGCCGAGCGGCTGCGCAAGTTCCTCACGCCGGAGATCTTCTGCGCCCGGGTCGGCGGCGACGAATTCCTGCTGGTGCTGCGCGGCACCAACGAACGCGCGGCCGAGGCCCTGGCCAATTCGATCCTGAACGCCCTGTCGACCCCCAGCGACATTCACGGCCGTTCGGTCTCGCTGGGCGCCAGCATCGGCATCGCGCTGATGAACTCGCCCGGCGAATCGGCCGAGATGCTGCTGAACTACGCCGACGCGGCGATGTACGCAGCCAAGTCGGCCGGCCGCTTCCAGGTGCGGGTCTATCACCGCGAACTGATGCAGGGGCTGGGCGCGCGCCTGTCGCTGCGCGGCGACATCCAGGGCGCGCTGGCCAACAACCAGTTCGAACTGCACTTCCAGCCGCAGATCAGCATGCACGACGGCTCGCTGTGCGGCGCCGAGGCGCTGCTGCGCTGGCGCCACCCCACCCGCGGCCTGCTGGGGCCGGCCGCGTTCCTGGACGTGATCCTGGATTCGCCGATGGAGTCGGCGCTGACCGAGTGGGTCGCCAACGCCACCTGCCTGCACATCAGCGAATGGCTGGCCGAGAGCCTGCCGGTGCCGCGCATCTCGTTCAACCTGTCGGCGCGCCAGCTGGTGGCGCCCGACCTGGCCAACACCATCGTGCGCCTGGCTCAGGTGCACGGCGTGCCGCCGACGCTGCTGGACGTAGAGGTCACCGAGAACTCGCTGATGAGCGACGTCGAGAAAGCCTCCGGCATCCTCGCGGCGCTGCGCGAGGCCGGCATCTCGGCGTCGCTGGATGATTTCGGCTCGGGCTATTCGAGCCTGGCGTACCTGGTGCGGCTGCCGATCGACACGCTCAAGATCGACCAGTCGTTCGTCTGGGCGCTGGGCAAGGTGCCGACCGCCACCGCCGTGATCCGCGGCGTGGTGCGGCTGGCGCATTCATTGGGCATGCGCACGCTGGCCGAGGGCGTCGAGACCGAGGCGCAGCGCCAGATGCTGATCGAGGAAGGCTGCGATGCGATGCAGGGCTTCCTGTTCAGCCGCGCGCTGCCCGCCAACGCCTTCGCCGCGCTGCTGCGCGAAGTGCCGCGCTGA
- a CDS encoding aspartate dehydrogenase — protein sequence MNSYRVGIAGFGAIGQAVAQSLDAGLPGLTLAAVAVRDPKAAPAVAWQNAKPVFTTIGELAEHCDVVVECAPAAVFRELAEPVLKAGKKLVVLSSGALLRHDDLIELARRHQGQILVPSGAILGLDAITAAAEGEIHSVTMITRKPVRGLLGAPYLTDNNIDIDGITEPRLIFRGSPREAAVGFPANLNVAVSVSLAGIGPDRTTLEIWADPSLERNVHRVEVVSDSASFSMEIQNIPSANPKTGRITAQSVIAALRKLTGPLRVGT from the coding sequence ATGAACAGCTACCGCGTCGGCATCGCCGGCTTCGGCGCCATCGGCCAGGCCGTGGCGCAATCCCTGGATGCCGGCCTGCCCGGCCTGACGCTGGCCGCCGTGGCCGTGCGCGACCCCAAGGCCGCGCCCGCGGTGGCCTGGCAGAACGCCAAGCCGGTGTTCACCACCATCGGCGAGCTCGCCGAGCATTGCGACGTGGTGGTCGAGTGCGCCCCCGCCGCCGTGTTCCGCGAACTGGCCGAGCCGGTGCTGAAGGCCGGCAAGAAGCTGGTGGTGCTGAGCTCCGGCGCGCTGCTGCGCCACGACGACCTGATCGAGCTGGCGCGCCGCCACCAGGGCCAGATCCTGGTGCCGTCCGGCGCCATCCTGGGCCTGGACGCGATCACCGCCGCCGCCGAGGGCGAGATCCATTCGGTCACGATGATCACGCGCAAGCCGGTGCGCGGCCTGCTGGGCGCGCCCTACCTGACCGACAACAACATCGACATCGACGGCATCACCGAGCCGCGCCTGATCTTCCGCGGCTCGCCGCGCGAGGCGGCGGTGGGCTTCCCGGCCAACCTGAACGTGGCGGTGAGCGTGTCGCTGGCCGGCATCGGCCCGGACCGCACCACGCTGGAGATCTGGGCCGACCCGTCGCTGGAGCGCAACGTGCACCGCGTCGAGGTGGTGTCCGATTCCGCCTCGTTCTCGATGGAGATCCAGAACATCCCGTCGGCCAATCCCAAGACCGGCCGCATCACCGCGCAAAGCGTGATCGCAGCGCTGCGCAAGCTGACCGGCCCGCTGCGGGTCGGCACCTGA
- a CDS encoding ABC transporter ATP-binding protein/permease produces MDLNWQQQLWESALWLTRAFGISAVALALAAMALARWTDWGRKFWRLAWPYLTPRRSWRPLLTLAALLFLAMFAVRMTVLFSFWYNGFYSALQALDPNAFWRFLGIFSVLATVHVIRSLIDSYAGQAFDIHWRVWLNDRLTRDWLGARAYYRGHFVGEPVDNPDQRIEQDIALFVSGSRSLAIGALSAVVSLVAFTSILWNLSGALEVAGVEIPRAMVFMVYLYVMVATLFAFRIGRPLILLNFLSERLTANFRYALLRLRENAENVAFYQGEEVERVTLWARFSAYIANLWARVYRGLKFDGFNLVVSQIAVVFPFLLQAQRFFSGAIKLGDVMQTSQAFGQVQDSLSFFRTSYDSFAQYRATLNRLAGFLDANAAARELPAIEAQPLSDALEISGLDVSRPDGHALLRQLDLSLRPGQALLIKGPSGSGKTTLLRALAGLWPYARGVVRRPQGTAALFLSQRPYLPLGKLRDAVAYPGQAHAGDDARLATALRLVNLGHLAGRLDHEADWSRILSIGEQQRVAFARVLFNRPAIVFLDEATSATDEGLEHMLYGLLREHLPSAMLVSVGHRSTLDAFHTHRLDLDGMGGWTMGPLAAAPGPVWAWAAA; encoded by the coding sequence ATGGATCTGAACTGGCAGCAGCAGCTGTGGGAAAGCGCGCTCTGGCTGACGCGGGCGTTCGGCATCAGCGCCGTGGCGCTGGCGCTGGCGGCGATGGCGTTGGCACGCTGGACCGACTGGGGGCGCAAATTCTGGCGCCTGGCCTGGCCGTACCTGACGCCGCGGCGCAGTTGGCGGCCGCTGCTGACGCTGGCCGCGCTGTTGTTCCTGGCGATGTTCGCGGTCCGCATGACCGTGCTGTTTTCGTTCTGGTACAACGGCTTCTACAGCGCGCTGCAGGCGCTCGACCCGAACGCGTTCTGGCGCTTCCTGGGCATCTTCTCGGTGCTCGCCACCGTGCACGTGATCCGCAGCCTGATCGACAGCTACGCCGGCCAGGCCTTCGACATCCACTGGCGGGTCTGGCTCAACGACCGCCTGACGCGCGACTGGCTCGGCGCGCGCGCCTACTACCGCGGCCACTTCGTCGGCGAGCCGGTGGACAACCCCGACCAGCGCATCGAGCAGGACATCGCCCTGTTCGTGAGCGGCTCGCGCTCGCTGGCGATCGGCGCGCTCAGCGCGGTGGTGTCGCTGGTGGCGTTCACTTCGATCCTGTGGAACCTGTCGGGCGCGCTGGAGGTGGCCGGCGTCGAGATTCCGCGCGCCATGGTGTTCATGGTGTACCTGTACGTGATGGTGGCCACGCTGTTCGCGTTCCGCATCGGCCGGCCGCTGATTCTGCTGAACTTCCTGTCCGAACGGCTCACCGCCAATTTCCGCTATGCCTTGCTGCGGCTGCGCGAAAATGCCGAGAACGTGGCCTTCTACCAGGGCGAGGAGGTCGAGCGGGTGACGCTGTGGGCGCGCTTCTCGGCCTACATCGCCAACCTGTGGGCGCGGGTCTACCGGGGCCTGAAATTCGACGGCTTCAACCTGGTGGTGAGCCAGATCGCGGTGGTGTTCCCGTTCCTGTTGCAGGCGCAGCGCTTCTTCAGCGGCGCGATCAAACTGGGCGACGTCATGCAGACCTCGCAGGCGTTCGGCCAGGTGCAGGATTCGCTGTCGTTCTTTCGCACCTCGTACGATTCATTCGCCCAGTACCGCGCCACGCTCAACCGCCTGGCCGGCTTCCTCGACGCCAACGCGGCGGCGCGCGAGTTGCCGGCGATCGAGGCGCAGCCGCTGTCCGACGCGCTGGAGATATCGGGCCTGGACGTGTCGCGTCCCGATGGCCACGCGTTGCTGCGGCAGCTGGATCTGTCGCTGCGTCCGGGGCAGGCGCTGCTGATCAAGGGCCCGTCCGGCAGCGGCAAGACCACCTTGTTACGCGCGCTTGCGGGCTTGTGGCCCTACGCCCGGGGCGTGGTGCGGCGTCCGCAGGGCACGGCGGCGCTGTTCCTGTCGCAACGCCCTTATCTGCCGCTGGGCAAGCTGCGCGATGCCGTGGCCTATCCGGGGCAGGCGCACGCCGGCGACGATGCGCGCCTGGCGACGGCCTTGCGGCTGGTGAACCTGGGGCACCTGGCAGGGCGGCTGGATCACGAGGCCGACTGGTCGCGCATCCTCTCGATCGGCGAGCAGCAGCGGGTGGCGTTCGCCCGCGTGCTGTTCAACCGGCCGGCCATCGTGTTCCTGGACGAGGCCACGTCGGCCACCGATGAAGGGCTGGAGCACATGCTGTACGGCTTGCTGCGCGAGCATCTGCCGAGCGCCATGCTGGTCAGCGTTGGCCACCGCAGCACGCTGGATGCGTTCCATACCCATCGGCTGGACCTGGATGGAATGGGCGGCTGGACGATGGGGCCGCTGGCCGCGGCGCCCGGTCCGGTGTGGGCGTGGGCGGCGGCCTAG
- a CDS encoding LysR family transcriptional regulator produces the protein METRHLRYFLAVVDHGSVSRASEWLGIAQPALSQALGRMEKDLGVRLFERSRQGSTPTPAAEAILEDVRASVARIDAAARRAREIGRGSAGQLTVGLVSSALFDMLPRALREMRRQAPGVRVILREMSNAEQAEALQTGEIDIGLMHTPVAVGGRMRERQLLRDRLVAAVPDEFDVDPDGQVSMAQIAQAGLVMYPQSQLPAFYADILDAMRKGGHDAHVAQEANRTLTVLACVAGGCGVALLPSWIRSMDFRGVRFCEVRDGERLPSFDLSAIWPARSVPTLADLFANLDLGGH, from the coding sequence ATGGAAACCCGGCACTTGCGCTACTTTCTGGCGGTGGTGGACCACGGCAGCGTCAGCCGCGCCTCGGAATGGCTCGGCATCGCCCAGCCGGCGTTGAGCCAGGCCCTGGGCCGCATGGAAAAGGACCTGGGCGTGCGCCTGTTCGAGCGCTCGCGCCAGGGCTCCACGCCGACCCCCGCGGCCGAGGCCATCCTGGAGGACGTGCGCGCCAGCGTCGCGCGCATCGACGCCGCCGCGCGCCGCGCCCGCGAGATCGGCCGCGGCAGCGCCGGCCAGTTGACGGTGGGGCTGGTGTCGTCGGCGCTGTTCGACATGCTGCCGCGGGCCTTGCGCGAGATGCGGCGGCAGGCGCCCGGCGTGCGCGTGATCCTGCGCGAGATGAGCAACGCCGAGCAGGCCGAGGCCCTGCAGACCGGCGAGATCGACATCGGCCTGATGCACACGCCGGTGGCCGTGGGCGGCCGCATGCGCGAGCGCCAGCTGCTGCGCGACCGGCTGGTGGCGGCGGTGCCGGACGAGTTCGACGTCGACCCCGACGGCCAGGTCTCGATGGCGCAGATCGCGCAGGCCGGCCTGGTGATGTATCCGCAATCGCAGCTGCCGGCGTTCTACGCCGACATCCTCGATGCCATGCGCAAGGGCGGCCACGACGCCCACGTGGCGCAGGAAGCCAACCGCACCCTGACCGTGCTGGCGTGCGTGGCCGGCGGCTGCGGCGTCGCGCTGCTGCCCAGCTGGATCCGCTCGATGGATTTCCGCGGCGTGCGCTTTTGCGAAGTGCGCGACGGCGAGCGCCTGCCCAGCTTCGACCTGAGCGCGATCTGGCCGGCCCGGTCGGTGCCGACGCTGGCGGACTTGTTCGCCAACCTGGACCTGGGCGGGCACTGA
- a CDS encoding RNA-binding S4 domain-containing protein, translating to MDRIRLDKWLWAARFYKTRSLAADEIGKGRVQVNGQPAKPAREVGAGDVVSIRKEDPATHVRVVAVSGVRGPAPVARQLYEETPESAAARERAAEMRRLAPEPALDIAAGRPTKRDRRLIDQMRGK from the coding sequence ATGGACAGGATACGGCTCGACAAATGGCTCTGGGCGGCGCGCTTCTACAAGACGCGCAGCCTGGCGGCGGACGAAATCGGCAAGGGCCGGGTGCAGGTCAACGGCCAGCCCGCCAAGCCGGCGCGCGAGGTCGGCGCCGGCGACGTCGTCAGCATCCGCAAGGAAGACCCGGCCACGCACGTGCGCGTGGTGGCGGTGAGCGGCGTGCGCGGCCCCGCGCCGGTGGCGCGCCAGCTGTACGAGGAAACCCCGGAAAGCGCCGCGGCGCGCGAACGCGCCGCCGAAATGCGGCGCCTGGCGCCCGAGCCGGCGCTGGACATCGCGGCCGGCCGGCCGACCAAGCGCGACCGGCGCCTGATCGACCAGATGCGGGGCAAATGA
- the ppk2 gene encoding polyphosphate kinase 2: protein MTDKTPQASVSPGENKDAASAPRAAKRTAAPRKSARSAKAAKSAKPVQPPASALATPAGLPAIDPAIQARKRVNAREVAARQETSAVLADIARRYQIGESGEAHAALRSVIEELSPDDAVAVHRALLEANAQAPAVRRNPDEELATDWREGIYPYRHRMLRRNYEKQKYALQVELLKLQAWVKATGQRVVILFEGRDAAGKGGTIKRMMEHLNPRGARVVALEKPSDTERGQWYFQRYVQHLPTAGEIVMFDRSWYNRAGVERVMGFCSQDEYLQFLRQVPDFERHLVTSGIHLVKFWFSVSQEEQRRRFLQRKVHPLKQWKLSPVDLASLDKWDDYTRAKEAMFAHTDTADAPWIVVKSDCKKRARLNAMRYVLSRLPYDGKSGVPELALDPLIVGRAL, encoded by the coding sequence ATGACAGACAAGACCCCGCAAGCTTCCGTATCGCCCGGCGAGAACAAGGACGCCGCCTCCGCCCCGCGCGCCGCCAAGCGCACCGCTGCGCCGCGCAAGTCCGCCCGATCCGCCAAGGCGGCTAAATCCGCCAAACCCGTCCAGCCGCCCGCATCCGCGCTGGCGACGCCGGCCGGCTTGCCCGCCATTGACCCGGCGATCCAGGCGCGCAAGCGCGTCAATGCGCGCGAAGTCGCTGCGCGCCAGGAGACCTCGGCGGTGCTGGCCGACATCGCCCGCCGCTACCAGATCGGCGAATCGGGCGAGGCCCATGCGGCGTTGCGTTCGGTGATCGAGGAACTGTCGCCCGACGACGCGGTGGCGGTGCATCGCGCGCTGCTCGAAGCCAACGCGCAGGCGCCGGCCGTGCGCCGCAACCCCGACGAGGAACTGGCGACCGACTGGCGCGAAGGCATCTATCCGTACCGCCACCGCATGCTGCGGCGCAACTACGAAAAGCAGAAGTACGCGTTGCAGGTCGAACTGCTCAAGCTGCAGGCCTGGGTCAAGGCCACCGGACAGCGCGTGGTGATCCTGTTCGAAGGCCGCGACGCGGCGGGCAAGGGCGGCACCATCAAGCGCATGATGGAACACCTGAACCCACGCGGCGCGCGCGTGGTGGCGTTGGAAAAGCCGTCCGACACCGAGCGCGGCCAATGGTATTTCCAGCGCTACGTGCAGCACCTGCCCACCGCCGGAGAGATCGTGATGTTCGACCGCTCCTGGTACAACCGCGCCGGCGTCGAGCGCGTGATGGGATTCTGCTCGCAAGACGAATACCTGCAGTTCCTGCGCCAGGTGCCCGACTTCGAGCGCCACCTGGTCACCAGCGGCATCCACCTGGTCAAGTTCTGGTTCTCGGTCAGCCAGGAAGAGCAGCGCCGCCGTTTCCTGCAACGCAAAGTGCATCCGCTCAAGCAATGGAAGCTGAGCCCGGTGGACCTGGCCTCGCTCGACAAATGGGACGACTACACCCGCGCCAAGGAAGCGATGTTCGCGCACACCGACACGGCCGACGCGCCCTGGATCGTGGTGAAGTCCGACTGCAAGAAGCGCGCCCGCCTGAACGCCATGCGTTACGTGCTCAGCCGCCTGCCGTACGACGGCAAGAGCGGCGTGCCGGAGCTGGCGCTGGATCCGTTGATCGTGGGCCGGGCGCTGTAG